In a single window of the Dinghuibacter silviterrae genome:
- a CDS encoding RNA polymerase sigma factor: protein MNSEGYILERLRDGDEGAFTALMERYYDTLYRYGHHFTKDDDLLTDCIQDVFVTLWQNRHKLEAINYPRQYLLTALKRRIIRLSDRERKMAGTPADDYAFSLEFSVEDLIVEKQLAEEKASKLRQILDQLPARQKEVIYLVYYQKLDPAQVAELMRIHRQSVYNLLSESLRKIKEFWLESSLGLTFSALL, encoded by the coding sequence ATGAATAGCGAGGGATACATACTGGAACGATTGCGGGACGGTGACGAAGGGGCGTTTACGGCGCTCATGGAACGTTACTACGATACCCTTTACCGTTATGGCCATCACTTCACAAAAGACGACGACCTGCTCACGGATTGTATCCAGGATGTATTTGTCACCCTCTGGCAAAACCGGCACAAGCTGGAGGCCATTAATTATCCCCGCCAGTACCTGCTGACTGCCCTGAAAAGAAGGATCATCCGCCTCAGCGACCGGGAGCGTAAAATGGCCGGCACCCCCGCCGATGACTACGCGTTCTCCCTGGAATTCTCGGTGGAAGACCTGATCGTCGAAAAACAGCTCGCGGAGGAAAAAGCGTCCAAGCTAAGGCAGATCCTGGACCAGCTTCCCGCCCGGCAAAAGGAGGTGATTTACCTCGTGTACTATCAAAAGCTCGATCCCGCGCAGGTCGCCGAGCTCATGCGCATCCACCGTCAGTCGGTCTACAACCTCCTCTCCGAAAGCCTCCGGAAGATTAAGGAGTTTTGGCTGGAATCCTCTCTGGGACTGACTTTTAGCGCATTGCTCTAG
- a CDS encoding SusC/RagA family TonB-linked outer membrane protein, whose protein sequence is MRIGLLSIALTLTAAGAVYARPAAGQEVLKKKVSLVADQEELKTVFHRLSKEAGVKFIYISPGVPDQQRVTCLAVHEDLDVVLGRLLGPLHLRMEVVGNQVILKPEVPATVVVTARPVHGRVADGAGVPLEGVSVTVKGSNTGTMTDAKGAFTLDATEGTELVISYVGYASQTVKVTGGEVSVVLTKQQNSLNEVVVVGYGTQRKVDLTGSVSTVSAAQLEDRPVTSLGNALQGTMPGVTVIQNNGQPGRDAGSINIDGIGTLNSTAPLVVVDGIISSMNEVNPNDVESISVLKDAASAAIYGSRAANGVILITTKKGRKGASQIEYDVYVGKQTPTRLPDYLPSWQAATMYNQALANVGSAPVYSATDIQQYKDGSDPVGHPNTDWLNLFYNKKGLQQNHYLGISGGSEKTQYLFSLGYFDQEGNVAKTQAQRFTTRLNLTTQATRNLKAIANISYTFNPFQEPLSSYPGVSAFSQMIRQVNRISPMVPLKWANGDYAYIGDGNPIAWLNSPSLGTYNKYLLTGSAGLDWEPVKDLHVKPFVGYTLTQDQNKSYVADIQFYTATGSAGLYQGPNNVTDKYDNTTYVTLQATIDYMKHLGNHTLKILGGYSQEYTKYYELDGYRQSFLNNQLSDLNAASTTGQTSNGYSNELALQSFFGRFNYDYDGKYLFEANLRYDGSSRFDTANRFGTFPSLSAGWRISQENFFKPLRPIFSELKLRGSWGKLGNQNITGSNSDNTYYPYITTVSAGQNYVFGGANPAFAAGVAPINGANTALKWETTTETDLGLDAAFLQEALTFSAEYFVKNTSNILLNIPVSAPYGLNTPYQNAGAVQNKGWEFNANYRGRQGAFTYNIGANAAFIQNKVTSLAGTGPNISGITIQKVGLPINSFWGYEAEGLFQNATEVAKHATQSPNTGPGDIIYKDLNGDGKIDQTNDRTYLGTYFPKVTYGFNVGAGWKGIDLTAFFQGAAGVKGYAQGIAIGQVGTTVGKPTSAMLNAWTPSNPGASMPRLLTTSYLQNDPGTNPSSFWVRNASYLRLKNLQLGYTFPQGIARRIGAQRIRLYYSAQNILTITSFYKWIDPEAPAGTAGYDYPQIKTSTFGLNVTF, encoded by the coding sequence ATGAGAATCGGATTGCTTTCCATCGCCTTGACACTAACCGCCGCGGGAGCCGTTTATGCACGGCCGGCCGCCGGTCAGGAGGTGCTCAAAAAGAAAGTATCCCTGGTCGCGGACCAGGAAGAATTGAAAACGGTTTTTCACCGGCTATCCAAGGAGGCGGGTGTAAAATTCATCTATATCTCCCCGGGCGTACCCGACCAGCAACGGGTGACCTGCCTGGCGGTTCATGAGGACCTGGACGTGGTCCTGGGCCGGCTCCTGGGGCCGCTTCACCTCCGGATGGAGGTGGTGGGCAACCAGGTGATCCTGAAACCGGAAGTACCCGCGACCGTTGTGGTGACGGCCCGTCCCGTCCATGGACGAGTCGCCGATGGCGCCGGTGTTCCGCTGGAAGGCGTATCGGTGACCGTCAAAGGGTCCAATACGGGCACGATGACCGATGCCAAAGGGGCATTTACGCTGGACGCAACGGAGGGCACCGAGCTGGTGATTTCGTATGTGGGCTATGCTTCCCAGACCGTGAAAGTGACCGGTGGTGAGGTATCGGTTGTGTTGACCAAACAACAAAACAGCCTGAACGAAGTCGTGGTCGTAGGTTACGGCACGCAACGCAAGGTCGACCTGACGGGCTCCGTATCCACGGTCAGCGCCGCCCAGCTTGAAGACCGGCCGGTCACCAGCCTTGGCAACGCACTCCAGGGCACCATGCCCGGCGTGACGGTGATCCAGAACAACGGGCAACCCGGCAGGGACGCTGGCTCGATCAATATCGACGGGATCGGCACGCTCAACAGCACCGCCCCCCTGGTCGTCGTCGACGGGATCATTTCTTCCATGAACGAGGTCAATCCCAACGACGTGGAAAGCATCTCGGTGCTCAAAGACGCCGCCAGCGCCGCCATCTACGGTTCCAGGGCGGCCAACGGCGTGATCCTGATCACTACCAAAAAGGGTAGGAAAGGGGCCTCGCAGATCGAATATGATGTGTACGTCGGCAAACAAACACCGACGCGTCTCCCAGACTATCTCCCTTCCTGGCAGGCCGCGACGATGTACAACCAGGCGCTGGCCAACGTCGGCTCGGCGCCCGTGTATTCGGCGACGGACATCCAGCAGTACAAGGACGGCTCCGACCCGGTTGGTCACCCGAACACCGACTGGCTGAACCTTTTCTACAACAAAAAAGGGCTCCAGCAAAACCACTACCTCGGGATCAGCGGCGGATCGGAAAAGACGCAGTATCTTTTCTCCCTGGGTTATTTCGACCAGGAAGGGAATGTGGCCAAAACCCAGGCCCAGCGCTTTACCACGCGGTTGAACCTGACCACCCAGGCAACCCGCAACCTGAAGGCGATCGCCAACATTTCCTATACCTTCAATCCGTTTCAGGAGCCGCTGAGTTCGTATCCCGGCGTCAGTGCTTTCTCCCAGATGATCCGTCAGGTCAACCGTATTTCGCCGATGGTGCCGCTGAAATGGGCCAACGGGGACTATGCATATATCGGGGACGGGAATCCCATCGCATGGCTGAATTCCCCCAGCCTGGGCACGTATAACAAATACCTGCTCACGGGTTCCGCCGGTCTTGACTGGGAACCCGTCAAGGACCTGCACGTAAAACCCTTTGTAGGGTATACGCTGACCCAGGACCAGAACAAGTCTTATGTCGCCGACATCCAGTTCTACACCGCCACGGGTTCCGCCGGTTTGTACCAGGGTCCGAATAACGTCACCGACAAATACGACAATACGACGTATGTAACGCTCCAGGCCACCATCGACTATATGAAACACCTGGGTAACCATACGTTAAAAATCCTTGGGGGCTATTCCCAGGAATACACGAAATATTATGAGCTGGACGGCTACCGCCAGAGCTTTTTGAACAACCAGCTATCTGACCTGAACGCCGCGTCCACCACGGGACAGACGTCGAACGGTTATTCGAACGAGCTCGCGCTCCAGTCCTTTTTCGGCCGCTTTAACTACGACTATGACGGGAAGTACCTTTTCGAAGCCAACCTCCGGTATGACGGTTCTTCGCGCTTCGATACCGCCAACCGGTTTGGTACTTTTCCTTCCCTGTCGGCAGGGTGGCGGATTTCCCAGGAGAACTTCTTTAAACCGCTTCGTCCCATTTTCTCCGAGCTAAAGCTCCGGGGCAGCTGGGGTAAGCTCGGGAACCAGAACATCACGGGCTCCAACAGCGACAATACCTACTATCCCTATATCACCACGGTCAGCGCCGGTCAGAACTATGTATTCGGGGGTGCCAACCCTGCCTTTGCCGCGGGGGTAGCGCCCATCAACGGGGCCAACACCGCCCTGAAGTGGGAAACCACCACCGAGACGGACCTTGGTCTGGACGCGGCTTTCCTCCAGGAAGCCCTGACGTTTTCTGCGGAATATTTTGTCAAAAATACCAGCAACATCCTCCTCAACATCCCGGTGTCCGCCCCTTACGGGTTGAATACGCCCTATCAAAATGCAGGCGCCGTCCAGAACAAGGGTTGGGAGTTTAACGCGAACTATCGCGGACGGCAAGGTGCTTTTACCTACAACATCGGCGCCAACGCAGCCTTTATACAAAACAAGGTCACCAGCCTGGCCGGCACGGGTCCCAACATCAGCGGCATAACGATCCAGAAGGTCGGTCTTCCCATCAACTCGTTCTGGGGGTATGAAGCCGAGGGCCTCTTCCAGAACGCTACGGAGGTCGCCAAACACGCCACACAGTCCCCCAATACGGGTCCCGGCGACATCATCTACAAAGACCTGAACGGGGACGGCAAGATCGACCAGACCAACGACCGGACCTACCTGGGCACGTATTTCCCGAAGGTCACATACGGCTTTAACGTAGGTGCCGGCTGGAAAGGGATCGACCTGACTGCCTTCTTCCAGGGCGCCGCCGGTGTAAAAGGGTACGCACAGGGCATCGCCATCGGGCAGGTAGGCACCACCGTGGGCAAACCCACCAGCGCCATGCTCAATGCATGGACGCCCTCCAATCCCGGCGCCTCCATGCCCCGCCTGCTCACCACCTCATACCTGCAGAACGACCCGGGCACGAACCCCTCTTCTTTCTGGGTCCGCAACGCCAGCTACCTGCGGCTGAAGAACCTTCAACTCGGGTATACGTTCCCGCAAGGCATCGCCCGCCGGATCGGTGCCCAACGGATCCGCCTTTACTATAGCGCACAGAATATCCTGACGATCACGTCTTTCTACAAATGGATCGATCCCGAAGCGCCCGCGGGCACTGCCGGTTACGACTACCCTCAAATCAAGACCTCGACGTTCGGGTTAAATGTGACATTCTAA
- a CDS encoding lipopolysaccharide biosynthesis protein, protein MTKQLWRTITANVFWKGLQLGSTFLLNIAIARAFKAGGSGDFLFLIANLQLAVAVAGLSIESGLQYYGAADNSLLGKFSLFSFRYAGVAFVALLGILAALVTLHIVNPRMDRLQFVLYGAGFIAGSLLFRFFSVLGYGVRIFTAPAAIEAGGNALLLGLLGLHAFPVFFFSYYAMPLCCSLFLFGIIRKRRAPLFAPKDDKKIHFPSLLRYSGLAFLSNLVFFGVYRMDYWWVAAYCKPGELGNYIQASKLIQLFLYLPQLIALIIFPDVVQGMADRDTVRKLVGYTLLIYTAGIGLLLVAGSRGLVWLLGPTFDQVYPAFLRLIPGVYALGPLALLAAYFAGRNRVTVNLYGGLVAVVVMFFGDMIFIPRYHIMAAAMVSSVSYLTYLAFEWVVFVAFEKASSAAPTAS, encoded by the coding sequence ATGACGAAGCAATTATGGCGAACCATAACGGCCAACGTGTTCTGGAAAGGCTTGCAACTGGGATCCACGTTTTTGCTCAACATCGCTATTGCACGGGCATTTAAGGCCGGAGGCTCCGGTGATTTTCTGTTCCTGATCGCTAACCTCCAGCTCGCCGTCGCCGTGGCCGGTCTGAGCATCGAATCGGGGCTTCAATACTACGGAGCGGCCGATAACAGCCTCTTAGGCAAGTTCAGTTTGTTCAGTTTCCGGTATGCCGGCGTCGCTTTTGTAGCGCTCCTGGGGATACTGGCCGCCCTGGTGACCCTTCACATCGTAAACCCCCGCATGGATCGCCTCCAGTTCGTCCTGTACGGCGCCGGCTTTATCGCGGGGTCGCTCCTATTCCGGTTTTTTTCCGTGCTGGGCTACGGTGTCCGCATATTCACCGCCCCGGCCGCGATCGAGGCCGGCGGAAATGCCCTCCTGCTCGGCCTGCTGGGTCTTCACGCATTCCCCGTATTTTTCTTTTCCTACTACGCCATGCCCCTGTGTTGCAGTCTTTTCCTCTTTGGCATTATCCGCAAGCGGCGCGCACCCCTTTTTGCGCCCAAGGACGATAAAAAGATCCATTTTCCTTCCCTTTTACGGTATTCCGGTCTTGCATTCCTCTCCAACCTCGTCTTTTTCGGGGTCTATCGCATGGACTATTGGTGGGTGGCCGCCTACTGCAAACCCGGGGAACTGGGTAACTATATACAAGCCTCCAAGCTGATCCAGCTTTTCCTGTATCTCCCCCAACTGATCGCGCTGATCATTTTCCCCGACGTTGTCCAGGGAATGGCCGACAGGGATACCGTCCGGAAACTGGTTGGGTATACCCTCCTGATCTACACGGCCGGAATCGGTCTGCTGCTGGTGGCCGGCTCCCGCGGGCTTGTCTGGCTGTTGGGCCCTACTTTTGACCAGGTATATCCCGCCTTTCTGCGGCTGATCCCCGGTGTTTATGCGTTGGGCCCCCTGGCCCTCCTGGCCGCCTATTTCGCCGGCCGTAACCGCGTCACGGTCAACCTCTATGGCGGACTGGTGGCGGTGGTCGTGATGTTTTTCGGAGACATGATCTTTATCCCCCGCTACCACATCATGGCCGCCGCCATGGTGAGCAGCGTCTCCTACCTCACCTACCTGGCCTTCGAATGGGTTGTTTTCGTGGCGTTTGAAAAGGCTTCCAGCGCGGCGCCGACGGCGTCGTAG
- a CDS encoding FecR family protein → MHVEDLIIHPRFIRWVLEEREEDRVFWEDWQRLHPGHEGTLEEARTLLRSLSVREANLSPAEVRVRIDAILKRVRHVSPWRPILRWTAAAALVGIVALGVYLSYTVKPPGERQAMAPDSLTTITNTGTAMKRVSLSDGSTALLFLKSSIRYTSQPGASMDVYLTGEAEFSVAPHPNRPFRVYAQDLVTCVLGTRFRIDAWRKKDVRVTVLSGKVSVRRADDRDSARTLTGVILTPNQELHYGEEQFRKVLVDTPVAVQPLRPGFRYDNVPVTDVLEDLRATFGLDIEYDKEILKNCRISADLSDESIYRKLDLICQALDAHYEVIDGVVTIQARPCQ, encoded by the coding sequence ATGCATGTAGAAGATCTGATCATCCATCCCCGGTTTATCCGCTGGGTCCTGGAGGAACGGGAAGAAGACCGCGTCTTCTGGGAGGACTGGCAGCGCCTGCATCCCGGGCACGAAGGCACCCTCGAAGAGGCGCGGACGCTGTTGCGGTCGCTGTCGGTACGGGAGGCCAACCTAAGCCCCGCGGAGGTGCGGGTGCGCATCGACGCCATACTGAAAAGGGTGAGGCACGTCTCACCCTGGCGTCCGATACTCCGTTGGACCGCAGCCGCCGCGCTGGTCGGCATCGTCGCGCTGGGTGTGTACCTTTCGTATACCGTCAAGCCACCGGGAGAGCGTCAGGCGATGGCTCCGGACAGCCTCACGACGATCACCAATACCGGCACGGCCATGAAACGGGTGAGCCTGTCAGACGGTAGTACTGCCTTACTTTTCCTCAAATCTTCGATACGCTACACAAGCCAACCGGGCGCCTCCATGGACGTCTACCTCACAGGCGAAGCGGAGTTCTCGGTGGCCCCGCATCCAAACCGCCCGTTCCGGGTGTATGCGCAAGACCTGGTGACGTGCGTGCTGGGCACGCGTTTCCGCATTGATGCCTGGCGCAAAAAGGACGTGCGCGTGACGGTGCTCTCGGGCAAAGTATCGGTGCGCCGCGCAGACGACCGGGATTCGGCCCGGACGCTGACGGGCGTGATCCTTACGCCGAACCAGGAGTTACACTATGGGGAGGAACAGTTCCGGAAGGTGCTGGTGGATACACCCGTGGCGGTGCAGCCGCTGCGGCCCGGCTTCCGGTATGACAACGTCCCCGTGACGGACGTGTTGGAAGACTTGCGTGCCACGTTTGGCCTGGACATCGAATACGACAAGGAGATTTTGAAAAACTGCCGCATCAGCGCGGACCTGAGCGACGAATCGATTTACCGGAAACTGGACCTGATCTGCCAGGCGCTGGACGCGCACTACGAGGTGATCGACGGTGTGGTGACGATCCAGGCCCGGCCGTGTCAATAA
- the lepA gene encoding translation elongation factor 4, with the protein MKHIRNFCIIAHIDHGKSTLADRLLEVTRTIGERDMMNQVLDDMDLEREKGITIKSHAIQINYIQDGQEYVLNLIDTPGHVDFSYEVSRALAACEGALLLVDASQGIQAQTISNLYLAIDNDLEIIPVINKIDMEGAMIPETKDQIIELIGCKEEDILLASGKSGIGIEDILRAIVARIPAPKGDPAAPLQALIFDSVFNSFRGIIVYYRIMNGVLRKGDTIRFINSGTVYGADEVGILKLGLAPKNEVGCGDVGYIITGIKNAKEVKVGDTLTLASAQNVEAIQGFEEVKPMVFAGIFPVNTDEFEELRDCMDKLQLNDASLTYELETSQALGFGFRCGFLGMLHMEIIQERLEREFNQTVITTVPNVSFIAHTTRGETVTVNNPTEMPDPTYLDTIEEPYIKAQIITKPEYIGNIMTLCLGKRGILLNQSYLTQTRVELMFEMPLTEIVFDFYDKLKSTTRGYASFDYSPIDRRESDICKMDILLNGDKVDALSALIHRSRAQDFGRKLCEKLKELLPRQQFQIAIQAAIGAKIIARENISAIRKDVTAKCYGGDISRKRKLLEKQKEGKKRMRQIGNVEVPQEAFLAVLKLDE; encoded by the coding sequence ATGAAGCACATCCGGAATTTTTGTATCATAGCGCACATCGACCACGGCAAAAGTACTCTGGCAGACCGTTTGCTCGAAGTGACCCGTACCATTGGAGAAAGGGATATGATGAACCAGGTCCTGGACGATATGGACCTGGAACGGGAAAAGGGGATCACCATCAAGAGCCACGCCATCCAAATCAACTATATCCAGGACGGACAGGAGTACGTCCTGAACCTTATCGATACCCCGGGGCACGTGGATTTCTCGTACGAGGTCTCCAGGGCCCTGGCGGCCTGTGAGGGCGCCTTGCTCCTGGTGGACGCCTCCCAGGGGATACAAGCCCAAACCATTTCCAACCTTTACCTGGCCATCGACAACGACCTGGAAATCATCCCGGTCATCAACAAGATCGATATGGAAGGGGCGATGATCCCGGAAACCAAGGACCAGATCATCGAGCTCATCGGCTGTAAGGAAGAGGACATCCTGCTGGCCAGCGGGAAAAGCGGGATTGGCATCGAAGACATCCTCCGGGCAATCGTGGCCCGTATCCCCGCCCCTAAGGGCGACCCGGCTGCGCCGCTCCAGGCGCTGATCTTCGACAGCGTTTTCAACTCTTTCCGCGGCATCATCGTCTACTACCGCATCATGAACGGCGTCCTGCGCAAAGGGGATACGATCCGTTTTATCAACAGCGGAACCGTCTACGGGGCCGACGAGGTCGGTATCCTCAAGTTGGGGCTGGCCCCAAAGAATGAGGTCGGTTGCGGAGATGTCGGCTACATCATTACCGGTATCAAAAACGCCAAGGAAGTCAAGGTAGGGGATACCCTAACCCTGGCATCGGCCCAAAATGTCGAAGCCATCCAGGGCTTCGAAGAGGTCAAACCGATGGTCTTTGCGGGCATTTTCCCCGTCAATACCGACGAGTTCGAAGAACTGAGGGATTGCATGGACAAACTCCAGCTCAACGATGCCTCGCTCACCTACGAACTGGAGACCTCCCAGGCCCTTGGTTTTGGGTTCCGTTGCGGCTTCCTCGGTATGCTCCACATGGAGATCATCCAGGAACGGCTGGAGCGGGAATTCAATCAAACCGTCATCACGACGGTACCCAACGTGAGCTTTATCGCGCACACGACCCGGGGCGAGACCGTAACGGTGAACAACCCCACCGAAATGCCCGATCCCACGTACCTGGACACGATTGAAGAGCCCTATATCAAAGCCCAGATCATCACCAAGCCTGAATACATCGGGAATATCATGACGCTTTGCCTGGGCAAACGCGGCATCCTGCTCAACCAAAGTTACCTGACCCAGACCCGGGTGGAGCTTATGTTTGAGATGCCCCTGACCGAAATCGTCTTCGACTTCTACGATAAACTCAAGTCCACCACCCGCGGATACGCCTCCTTCGATTATTCCCCCATCGACCGTCGCGAAAGCGACATCTGCAAGATGGACATCCTCCTCAACGGGGACAAAGTGGACGCCCTGAGCGCGCTGATCCACCGGAGCCGCGCCCAGGACTTTGGCCGCAAGCTTTGCGAAAAGCTAAAAGAACTTTTGCCGCGCCAGCAGTTCCAGATCGCCATCCAGGCCGCCATCGGCGCCAAGATCATCGCCCGTGAGAACATCTCCGCCATACGCAAGGACGTCACCGCCAAGTGCTATGGAGGGGACATCTCCCGCAAACGCAAACTCCTGGAGAAACAAAAGGAAGGGAAGAAGCGCATGCGCCAGATCGGGAACGTGGAGGTGCCTCAGGAGGCCTTCCTGGCGGTGCTTAAGCTGGATGAATAG
- a CDS encoding glycosyltransferase, whose product MHTLWLASWYPNRTDPFNGDFVQRHALALAGRAPVTVIHVAKEEAPAGRGGAAGAPAGRGGAAGAAAPRETLTHRGRLTERISYFHAPATRWPLWNKLVSQTRAFRAYRRAFRAHVRENGRPDLIHVHVCMNAGLYALYLRWTRGIPFVVTEHFTAYIRGNPEDFFSRPWPYRFFNRLILEQAEAVHSVSRFLLGEMGKIARLKRTAVIPNAVDTALFRAEPTAAGAPGDPPQAAGPFRFIHVSNFKPQKNVPGMLEAFALLLERRRDWELLLIGPADDAIRAYGASKGIEAHLRWVGEVPYATVAAELRASGALVQFSRWENQPCVISEAFCCGVPVVSSAVGGIPEVLGAGVDGATAAADGATAASPAGPAAAAGSGLLVPPQDVAALADALHAIMEKPGKRAQLAAAAAAVYGYDAVGAALEAFSNATKTTHSKAR is encoded by the coding sequence ATGCACACACTTTGGCTCGCCAGCTGGTACCCGAACCGGACGGACCCCTTTAACGGAGACTTCGTCCAGCGGCATGCCCTTGCCCTGGCGGGGAGGGCGCCCGTGACCGTGATACACGTGGCGAAGGAGGAGGCGCCCGCCGGGCGGGGCGGCGCCGCCGGGGCGCCCGCTGGGCGGGGTGGCGCAGCCGGGGCCGCCGCGCCGCGCGAAACGCTCACCCATCGGGGCCGCCTCACGGAGCGCATCTCCTATTTCCACGCCCCCGCGACCCGCTGGCCGCTGTGGAACAAGCTCGTCTCCCAGACCCGGGCCTTTCGCGCCTACCGGCGGGCTTTCCGCGCGCACGTCCGCGAGAACGGCCGGCCTGACCTTATCCACGTTCATGTTTGCATGAATGCGGGGCTCTACGCCCTTTACCTGCGGTGGACCCGGGGCATCCCCTTCGTGGTGACCGAGCACTTCACCGCCTACATACGGGGAAACCCCGAAGACTTTTTCTCGCGACCCTGGCCATACCGGTTTTTCAACCGGCTGATCCTGGAGCAGGCGGAGGCGGTGCACTCGGTGTCCCGGTTTTTGCTGGGCGAAATGGGAAAGATCGCCCGGCTGAAGCGAACGGCGGTGATCCCCAATGCGGTGGACACGGCGTTGTTCCGGGCGGAGCCAACGGCGGCCGGGGCGCCCGGTGACCCGCCGCAGGCGGCCGGCCCCTTCCGTTTCATCCACGTCTCTAATTTCAAGCCCCAGAAAAACGTTCCCGGTATGCTGGAGGCCTTTGCCCTTTTGTTGGAGCGGCGCCGGGATTGGGAGCTCCTCCTGATCGGACCGGCGGACGACGCCATCCGGGCCTATGGCGCGTCGAAGGGGATCGAAGCGCATCTTCGATGGGTGGGAGAGGTCCCTTATGCAACCGTGGCAGCGGAACTGCGTGCTTCGGGAGCCCTGGTGCAGTTTAGCCGGTGGGAAAATCAGCCCTGCGTCATTTCGGAGGCGTTTTGCTGCGGGGTACCCGTGGTCTCGTCGGCGGTCGGGGGGATCCCGGAGGTGCTGGGCGCGGGAGTCGATGGAGCGACCGCGGCGGCTGATGGCGCGACCGCGGCGTCGCCGGCAGGGCCCGCCGCGGCGGCAGGAAGCGGCCTCCTCGTCCCGCCGCAGGACGTCGCCGCCCTGGCGGACGCCCTTCACGCCATCATGGAGAAACCCGGAAAACGGGCGCAGTTGGCGGCAGCTGCAGCTGCGGTTTATGGCTACGACGCCGTCGGCGCCGCGCTGGAAGCCTTTTCAAACGCCACGAAAACAACCCATTCGAAGGCCAGGTAG